A single region of the Drosophila miranda strain MSH22 chromosome 2, D.miranda_PacBio2.1, whole genome shotgun sequence genome encodes:
- the LOC108154619 gene encoding probable 2-oxoglutarate dehydrogenase E1 component DHKTD1 homolog, mitochondrial — MKMLRCFSHAETRFAALLIAQTRPQRCYHSEKGVWGYKPIPKRDYQVAEEVRAARNAQANVYRLVEAFRQHGHKLATVNPISIKAPVATGQSGTEELQELSPAFYGLQTQETVRTAGLLSSPQMAQDVAQLEQLLKDIYCGSAVSAEFSYVENLEEREWLARNFESLEQQHQLPDTERREIAELLIKSQAWDNFMALKFPTVKRYGGEGAESMLAFFWQLLRDSVQANIEHVVLAMPHRGRTPLQAALLNMRPAKVFRKLSGASEFGEDIEAMSDVISHFHVSEQLEVLGRPLNFSMVRNPSHLEAANPVAMGKARSKQQTRGDGAFGPDSQPFGQHVLNVILHGDAAFAGQGINQECLNMAYVPHFEVGGSLHLIVNNQVGFTTPGDRGRSTAYTSDLAKSIQAPVFHVNGDDPEALARISKLAFRYQREFRKDIFIDLNCFRRWGHNELDDPTFTNPLVYQIVHQRQSVPDLYAQRLAKEEVLSESQAKEMRDNYMKYLGDELALAPSYQPPPSYFEKQWAGLQLAPTKELTYWDTGVDYGLLHFIGQQSVSYPADFNIHPHLQKTFVNARLKKLEAGSKIDWATAEALALGSLMYQGHNIRISGEDVGRGTFSHRHAMLVDQKTNEMFIPLNSMEGGNGGKLELAHSILSEEAVLGFEYGMAIDNPQNLIIWEAQFGDFANGAQIIIDAFIVSGETKWMESNALVMLLPHGYDGAASEHSSCRIERFLQLCDSKETSADGDSVNVHIVSPTTPAQYYHVLRRQLARNFRKPLVVVGPKTLLRLPAATSTHEDFQPGTLFHNVLGDTKVQADQVRKVVLCSGKHYYALAEEREKRQAYDTAILRLESLCPFPLQELQAQLAQYGHVQSFVWSQEEHRNMGAWTFVRPRFENLIGQQLHYCGRCEAPTPATGIGKVHKREVDEIVAAPFEL, encoded by the exons ATGAAAATGCTACGTTGCTTTTCGCACGCGGAGACCAGATTCGCGGCCCTGCTCATCGCGCAGACACGCCCACAGCGGTGCTATCACAGCGAGAAGGGCGTCTGGGGTTATAAGCCGATTCCCAAGCGCGACTATCAAG TGGCCGAGGAGGTGCGGGCGGCGCGGAACGCACAGGCCAACGTCTACCGTCTGGTGGAAGCCTTCCGCCAGCACGGACACAAATTGGCAACCGTAAATCCCATCAGCATCAAAGCGCCAGTGGCCACTGGCCAGAG TGGGACAGAGGAGCTCCAGGAATTAAGTCCCGCATTTTATGGACTGCAGACACAGGAGACGGTGCGCACCGCTGGCCTCTTAAGTAGTCCGCAGATGGCCCAGGACGTGGCCCAACTGGAACAGCTGCTCAAGGACATTTACTGCGGCAGTGCAGTCAGCGCCGAGTTCTCCTATGTCGAG AACCTGGAGGAGCGCGAGTGGCTGGCCAGGAACTTCGAGTCGCTggaacagcagcaccagctgcCCGACACCGAGCGTCGCGAAATCGCCGAGCTCTTAATTAAGTCGCAGGCCTGGGATAATTTCATGGCCCTCAAGTTTCCCACCGTCAAGCGCTACGGCGGCGAAGGAGCCGAGTCCATGCTGGCCTTCTTCTGGCAGCTCCTGCGCGACAGTGTCCAAG CGAATATCGAGCACGTGGTGCTGGCGATGCCCCACAGAGGACGAACACCGCTGCAGGCGGCGCTCCTCAACATGCGGCCGGCGAAAGTTTTCCGCAAGCTCAGCGGCGCATCGGAGTTCGGCGAGGACATCGAGGCCATGTCGGACGTCATAAGTCATTTCC ATGTTTCCGAGCAGCTGGAGGTGCTGGGCAGGCCGCTGAACTTCAGCATGGTGCGCAATCCCTCACATCTGGAG GCTGCCAATCCCGTGGCGATGGGCAAGGCCCGCTCCAAACAGCAGACACGAGGGGACGGCGCCTTCGGCCCTGACAGTCAGCCCTTTGGCCAACACGTGCTCAACGTAATCCTGCACGGCGATGCGGCCTTTGCCGGCCAGGGCATCAACCAGGAGTGCCTCAACATGGCCTATGTGCCGCACTTTGAGGTGGGCGGCAGCCTTCACTTGATTGTCAACAACCAGGTGGGCTTCACAACGCCCGGAGACCGCGGTCGGTCCACGGCCTACACCTCCGACCTGGCCAAGTCCATTCAGGCTCCCGTTTTCCATGTCAATGGGGACGATCCCGAGGCTTTGGCGCGCATCAGCAAGCTGGCTTTCCGCTACCAGCGAGAGTTCCGCAAGGACATCTTCATCGATCTCAACTGCTTCCGTCGTTGGGGCCACAACGAGCTGGACGACCCCACCTTCACCAATCCGCTGGTCTATCAGATTGTCCATCAGCGACAGTCGGTGCCAGATCTGTATGCACAGCGGCTGGCCAAAGAGGAGGTTCTATCGGAGTCTCAGGCCAAGGAGATGAGGGACAACTACATGAAATATCTGggcgacgagctggccctggctCCCAGCTATCAGCCGCCGCCCTCGTACTTCGAGAAGCAATGGGCGGGCCTCCAGTTGGCTCCGACCAAGGAGCTCACGTACTGGGACACGGGTGTGGATTACGGACTACTGCATTTTATAGGACAACAGAGCGTGAGCTATCCCGCAGATTTT AACATCCATCCACATCTACAGAAGACCTTTGTGAATGCTCGTCTGAAAAAGCTGGAGGCAGGATCGAAAATCGATTGGGCCACTGCTGAGGCCTTGGCTCTGGGCAGCCTCATGTACCAGGGCCACAATATCCGCATCAGTGGCGAGGATGTGGGGCGCGGCACCTTCTCCCACCGCCATGCGATGCTGGTGGACCAAAAGACCAACGAGATGTTCATTCCTTTGAACAGCATGGAGGGCGGCAACGGCGGCAAACTGGAGCTGGCACACAGCATTCTGTCGGAGGAGGCGGTGCTGGGCTTCGAGTACGGCATGGCCATCGACAATCCCCAGAACCTGATCATCTGGGAGGCCCAATTCGGCGACTTTGCGAATGGAGCCCAAATCATCATCGATGCCTTCATTGTTTCGGGAGAAA CCAAATGGATGGAGTCGAACGCTTTGGTGATGCTTCTGCCGCATGGCTACGATGGCGCTGCCTCAGAGCACAGTTCGTGCCGCATTGAGCGTTTCCTGCAGCTGTGCGATTCCAAGGAGACGTCCGCAGATGGCGATAGCGTCAATGTGCACATTGTCAGCCCCACCACACCCGCCCAGTACTATCATGTCCTGCGGCGCCAGCTGGCCAGGAACTTCCGCAAGCCATTGGTGGTGGTGGGACCAAAGACGTTGCTCCGTCTGCCGGCAGCCACCTCCACGCACGAGGACTTCCAGCCGGGCACGCTCTTCCACAATGTTCTCG GTGATACTAAAGTGCAGGCGGATCAGGTGCGAAAGGTCGTCCTGTGCAGTGGGAAACACTACTATGCCCTGGCGGAGGAGCGGGAGAAGCGTCAGGCCTACGACACGGCCATCCTGCGCCTGGAGTCACTCTGCCCATTCCCCTTGCAGGAGCTGCAGGCACAGCTCGCCCAGTACGGTCACGTGCAAT CCTTCGTTTGGAGCCAGGAGGAGCACCGTAATATGGGCGCCTGGACGTTTGTGCGGCCAcgttttgaaaatttaattggCCAACAG CTCCACTACTGCGGTCGCTGCGAGGCCCCCACCCCGGCCACCGGCATCGGCAAAGTGCATAAACGGGAAGTTGATGAGATTGTTGCTGCCCCATTTGAACTTTAG
- the LOC108154617 gene encoding chaoptin has translation MGLEFFFKFGYAFLTITLIIMIWMSLARASMLDREMQERRYPPCTYNVMCTCSKSSTDLGIVHCKNVPFPALPRMVNQSKVFMLHMENTGLREIEPYFLQSTGMYRLKVSGNHLTEIPDDAFTGLERSLWELILPQNDLVEIPSKSLRHLQKLRHLDLGYNHITHIHHDSFRGLEDSLQTLILRENCISMLQTHSFTGLLILETLDLSGNNLFEIDPNVFVDGMPRLTRLLLTDNILSEIPYDALGPLKSLRTLDISHNVIWSLSGNETYDIKASTKLNLDNLHLEYNHIEVLPPNSFKYFDTVNRTFFDGNPIHTLKEDAFKPARIREIYMRYCGLTNISPQAFDSLVNSLQILDLSGNNLTKLHHKLFNNFDVLRVISMRDNKIKIQKPTETFNAVHYTLLKLDLSGDRNDPTNLQTLRNMTRMRNMRSLSISRLGTSSVAPEDFKDFGVELEDLQITRASLSAIQSHAFKHVRGLKRLDFSENGISSIENDAFHEIGHSLISLKMSHGYSGSSLPAEPLRHLTSLQELDFSNNHISTMSDTSFHFLKNLRMLELHDNRIEQVLKGTFQGDIHTKLEEISLRFNLLNSISQHTFFDLEALRKLQLDDNKIDKVERRAFMNLDELEYLSLRGNKLNSLADESFQNLPKLEILDMAFNQLPNFNFDYFDQVGTLSNLNVNVSHNQIKQLMYNSSWSGRNEHGGMYHSNIKILDLSHNNISIIHPGYFRPAEISMTHLHLGYNSLMNTTRDVFGNMPNLQWLDLSYNWIHELDFDAFKNTKNLQLVYFGHNYLSDIPQDIFKPVQALRIVDFSHNHLRGLPDNLFYNGGMEKLDVSHNMLLKIPSSSLSSLAALTLCELHLSNNFISTIHSMDLSNKFRSLRYLDISYNYLLRIDDAVFATMPRLAVLDLSHNRDLKVMDKSFMGLENSLIKLGMENVSLSTVPEIRLKYLREFRLGYNELPSIPQELAHNMSNLRMLDLSNNDLTNVPLMTQSLPHLRRLMLSGNPITSLNNNSFDGVNEDLEMLDISNFRLHYFEYGCLDSLPHLRSLKLTAYSHLEHFNIPHLLRHHYNIRELWIEAPQPFTRIVKKGSGPTQEMQTLQLGNPTDLQREMEGHLPSKLTNLTFSGPQFASLNEHILKGMRSPYLYMQLFNTSLQALPPNFFKHMGRVRNISLDIRYKNRNLKKIPNPNTGQVPYLPNSVFLTDLKMSHTDLNCDCDLGWVEFWQRKRRQYICSSQTWTDTVFRTFMNSPCQVYGRHNCDDHDDDLRETRCENKGGQQLMEALKFDLECGWDNANCREAAFVVVVVCVAMVFWM, from the exons ATG GGTCTTGAGTTCTTCTTTAAGTTTGGCTATGCCTTCCTAACCATAACGCTCATCATCATGATCTGGATGTCGCTGGCCCGCGCCTCGATGCTTGATCGTGAGATGCAGGAGCGGCGCTACCCACCCTGCACCTACAACGTGATGTGCACCTGCTCCAAGTCCTCCACAGATCTGGGCATAGTCCACTGCAAGAATGTGCCCTTCCCCGCACTGCCACGCATGGTGAACCAGTCAAAG GTTTTCATGCTTCACATGGAGAACACAGGATTGCGCGAGATCGAGCCGTACTTCCTGCAGTCGACGGGTATGTATCGGCTGAAGGTTTCGGGGAATCATCTGACAGAGATACCCGACGATGCCTTCACGGGGCTGGAGCGTTCGCTGTGGGAGCTCATACTGCCGCAGAACGATTTGGTGGAGATCCCCTCGAAGTCGCTGCGCCACCTGCAGAAGCTGCGGCACCTGGACCTGGGCTACAATCACATAACGCACATCCACCACGACTCGTTCCGCGGTCTGGAGGACTCCCTGCAGACGCTGATCCTGCGGGAGAACTGCATCTCCATGTTGCAGACGCACAGCTTCACCGGGCTGCTCATACTGGAGACCCTCGACCTGAGTGGCAACAATCTCTTCGAGATCGATCCGAATGTGTTCGTGGACGGAATGCCGCGCCTGACGCGCCTCCTGCTCACCGACAACATTCTCTCGGAGATCCCCTACGATGCCCTCGGTCCGCTCAAGAGCCTGCGCACCCTGGACATCTCCCACAACGTGATCTGGTCGCTGAGTGGCAATGAGACGTACGACATCAAGGCCAGCACTAAGTTGAATCTGGATAATCTCCACCTGGAGTACAATCATATAGAGGTACTGCCGCCGAACTCCTTCAAATACTTTGATACGGTCAATCGGACGTTCTTCGATGGCAATCCCATACACACTCTAAAG GAGGATGCCTTCAAGCCGGCCAGGATAAGGGAGATCTACATGCGGTACTGCGGCCTCACGAACATCTCGCCGCAGGCCTTTGACAGCCTGGTGAACAGCCTGCAGATCCTGGATCTCTCCGGCAACAATCTGACCAAGCTGCATCACAAACTCTTTAACAATTTCGATGTCTTGAG GGTCATCAGCATGCGGGACAACAAGATCAAGATACAGAAACCCACCGAAACCTTCAACGCCGTGCACTACACGCTGCTCAAGCTGGACCTCAGCGGAGACCGCAATGATCCCACGAATCTCCAGACCCTGCGCAA tATGACCAGAATGCGGAACATGCGCTCGCTCTCCATCTCCCGGCTGGGAACCTCTTCCGTGGCGCCCGAGGACTTCAAGGATTTCGGAGTGGAGCTGGAGGATCTGCAGATCACCAGGGCCAGTCTCTCGGCCATACAATCGCACGCCTTCAAGCATGTGCGGGGTCTGAAGCGGTTGGACTTTAGTGAGAACGGAATATCGAGCATTGAGAATGATGCTTTCCATGAG ATTGGTCACTCTCTGATTTCTCTGAAGATGTCGCATGGCTACTCGGGCAGTTCCCTGCCCGCTGAGCCCCTGCGTCACCTCACTTCCCTCCAAGAGCTGGACTTTAGCAACAATCACATCAGCACCATGAGCGATACGAGCTTCCACTTCTTGAAAAACCTGCGAATGCTAGAGCTGCACGACAACCGCATCGAACAGGTCCTGAAGGGCACCTTCCAGGGCGACATTCACACCAAGCTGGAGGAGATCTCGCTGCGTTTTAATCTACTCAACTCAATCTCGCAGCACACCTTCTTCGATCTGGAGGCTCTGCGTAAGCTGCAGCTGGATGACAACAAGATCGACAAGGTCGAACGTCGGGCCTTTATGAATCTGGATGAATTGGAGTACTTGAGTCTGAGGGGAAATAAGCTGAACAGTCTCGCGGACGAGTCCTTCCAGAATCTGCCCAAACTGGAGATCCTGGACATGGCCTTCAATCAGTTGCCGAACTTCAACTTTGACTACTTCGACCAGGTCGGCACGCTGTCCAATTTGAATGTGAACGTCAGCCACAATCAGATCAAGCAGCTGATGTACAACTCTTCGTGGAGCGGAAGGAATGAACATG GTGGCATGTACCACTCGAACATCAAGATCTTGGATCTGTCCCACAACAATATATCCATCATTCATCCGGGCTACTTCCGTCCCGCCGAGATCTCGATGACACACCTCCATTTGGGCTACAACTCCCTGATG AACACCACTCGTGATGTCTTTGGCAACATGCCCAACCTCCAGTGGTTGGATCTGAGCTACAACTGGATCCACGAGCTCGACTTTGATGCCTTCAAGAACACCAAGAACCTGCAGCTGGTATATTTTGGCCACAACTACCTGAGCGACATCCCACAGGATATCTTCAAGCCGGTGCAGGCCCTGCGCATCGTTGACTTCTCGCACAATCATCTGAGGGGACTGCCCGACAACCTCTTCTATAATGGAGGAATGGAAAA GCTGGATGTCTCGCACAACATGCTCTTGAAGATCCCCTCTTCGTCGCTGTCTAGCTTGGCGGCTCTGACGCTCTGCGAGCTGCACTTGTCCAACAATTTCATCTCCACCATCCACAGCATGGATCTGTCCAATAAGTTTAGA TCTCTTCGCTACCTGGACATCTCATACAACTATTTGCTACGCATCGACGATGCCGTCTTTGCCACGATGCCCAGGCTGGCCGTGCTCGATCTCTCTCACAATAGGGATCTCAAAGTAATGGACAAATCCTTCATGGGGCTGGAAAACTCACTGATCAAGCTGGGCATGGAAAACGTGTCCTTGAGTACAGTTCCAGAGATCCGGCTAAAGTATCTGCGTGAGTTCCGACTGGGCTACAACGAGCTGCCCTCGATTCCGCAGGAGCTGGCCCACAATATGAGCAACCTGCGTATGCTGGACCTCTCCAACAATGATCTGACTAATGTACCACTGATGACACAATCACTGCCTCATCTAAG ACGCCTCATGCTCTCTGGCAATCCGATCACCTCTCTGAACAACAACAGCTTCGATGGCGTCAACGAAGACCTCGAGATGCTGGATATATCCAACTTCCGGCTGCATTACTTTGAATACGGCTGTCTGGACTCCTTGCCCCATCTGCGATCCCTCAAGCTGACGGCTTACTCCCATCTGGAGCACTTCAACATTCCCCATTTGCTGCGCCATCACTACAACATTCGGGAGCTGTGGATCGAGGCCCCACAGCCGTTCACACGCATCGTGAAGAAGGGTTCGGGTCCCACCCAGGAGATGCAGACTCTGCAGCTGGGCAATCCGACCGATCTGCAGCGCGAGATGGAGGGACATCTGCCGTCGAAGCTGACGAACCTCACGTTCAGTGGTCCCCAGTTTGCCAGTTTGAATGAACACATCTTGAAG GGCATGCGGTCTCCCTACCTCTATATGCAACTCTTCAACACCTCGCTGCAAGCACTGCCTCCGAACTTCTTCAAGCATATGGGTCGGGTGCGCAATATCTCGCTGGACATTCGCTACAAAAATCGCAACCTCAAGAAGATCCCCAATCCAAACACTGGTCAAGTGCCCTATCTGCCCAACAGTGTCTTCCTGACTGACTTAAAGATGTCCCACACGGATCTCAACTGTGATTGCGATTTGGG ATGGGTAGAGTTCTGGCAGCGCAAGCGTCGCCAGTACATTTGCTCATCGCAGACCTGGACCGACACCGTCTTCCGTACGTTCATGAACTCGCCCTGCCAGGTGTACGGACGCCACAATTGCGATGACCACGACGATGATCTGCGCGAGACGCGCTGCGAGAACAAGGGCGGTCAGCAGCTCATGGAG GCCCTAAAATTCGACCTGGAATGCGGCTGGGATAATGCCAATTGCCGGGAGGCCGCCTTCGTGGTGGTGGTCGTGTGCGTGGCCATGGTCTTCTGGATGTGA
- the LOC108154623 gene encoding protein zwilch — protein MAANLANIYAELMRTYGKDYTITYGPPPTYLGSIAGAGEVGKKIVLVFKEDRNAAASKIKTTPTKLLQKIEGTSELDLTGSPLKDDCIVDAIADLSLDLQLVSSHPWKLEEEFHRGMSVDKARGIICTEHFQHADGLGSVWFLCDGSDHCQTQLLQYEFKKTHFSRGILSYQGVLPAFMVTSQSLVRQHSIAGGAPMETSIENRYQVNPKITLRCSWVTSSPQPLLVNLRECEVALSHTFRVGDCSSLTQDLMNQLRILVYIREDIVSYRNDERQGLIRDPTYRCGSGIDMDELRDSINKTMTDVSDLMDTYIIGASEFDIEEVVHRAKGRRLTDLTDKLWELLKCCGSYKDLKMAFNMLFQCAARCNIVNTPTNKNRLAEIITELANRRLAIPCLSGAEALELLLEVGLEKVYKDYEFIYMESKICSTNLLKESSETADGSPQNVPQLRKSLHNAVRGDATPGGGMRKTLLHLDADSRATAVKYGDDDVAGIKNSHFDEHESKERISKLFQIHCTMEHLLMIHIHLNLPNVYSDVCCDLLKKTPKQVEAIDDQLSDVMDIHLAAHYVRDYLDGKEPYSRHITMKSVNKFRELQTTFYFNTENICPPQLAQCFQCDDKELVKERTYHSWLYRKIRTLK, from the exons ATGGCTGCGAATCTAGCAAATATTTATGCCGAATTAATGCGCACATATGGGAAAGACTATACCATTACGTATGGACCTCCGCCCACGTACCTGGGCAGCATAGCTGGGGCCGGTGAAGTTGGGAAAAAGATCGTGCTCGTTTTTAAAGAGGATCGCAATGCAGCGGCGTCCAAAATCAAAACGACGCCCACAAAACTGCTGCAAAAAATAGAGGGAACCTCCGAGTTGGATCTGACAGGCAGTCCCTTGAAGGATGATTGCATTGTGGATGCAATTGCCGACCTCTCGCTGGATCTGCAACTGGTGAGCTCACATCCCTGGAAGCTGGAGGAGGAGTTTCACCGCGGTATGTCCGTGGACAAGGCGCGCGGCATCATCTGCACCGAGCATTTTCAGCATGCCGATGGCTTGGGGTCCGTCTGGTTCCTGTGCGATGGCAGCGACCATTGTCAGACCCAGTTACTGCAGTACGAGTTCAAAAAGACGCACTTCTCGCGCGGCATCCTTAGCTACCAGGGGGTGCTTCCCGCCTTTATGGTCACTTCGCAGTCCCTGGTGCGTCAGCACTCGATAGCAGGCGGGGCGCCTATGGAGACTTCCATTGAAAACAGATATCAGGTCAATCCAAAAATAACGCTGCGCTGCTCCTGGGTCACGTCGTCTCCACAGCCCCTGCTGGTCAACCTGCGCGAGTGCGAGGTGGCTCTCTCGCACACATTTCGCGTCGGTGATTGCAGTTCTTTGACGCAGGACTTAATGAACCAGCTGCGTATCCTGGTCTATATACGCGAGGACATCGTTAGCTACCGCAATGACGAGCGGCAGGGCCTTATCCGGGACCCCACCTATCGCTGTGGCAGCGGCATTGATATGGATGAGCTGCGCGACTCGATTAACAAGACCATGACGGATGTTTCCGACCTGATGGATACCTACATCATTGGCGCTTCCGAGTTCGATATTGAGGAGGTGGTGCATCGGGCCAAGGGCAGGCGGCTCACGGATCTCACCGACAAGCTGTGGGAGCTGCTCAAGT GCTGTGGTTCCTACAAGGATCTGAAGATGGCCTTCAATATGCTCTTCCAGTGCGCCGCTCGCTGCAACATTGTG AATACACCAACGAACAAGAACCGCTTGGCAGAGATCATCACAGAGTTGGCCAATCGCCGACTGGCCATTCCCTGCCTCAGTGGCGCCGAGGCGCTAGAACTGCTTCTGGAAGTTGGCCTGGAGAAGGTGTACAAGGACTACGAGTTTATCTACATGGAAAGCAAGATTTGCAGCACCAATCTGCTTAAGGAGTCGTCAGAAACGGCAGATGGGTCGCCCCAGAATGTGCCGCAGCTCCGCAAATCCCTGCACAACGCCGTCCGAGGAGACGCGACGCCAGGAGGTGGCATGCGTAAGACTCTGCTGCATCTCGATGCGGACAGCAGAGCGACGGCCGTCAAATATGGTGACGACGATGTGGCCGGCATCAAAAATAGTCACTTTGATGAGCACGAGAGCAAGGAGCGGATCTCGAAACTGTTCCAAATCCATTGCACCATGGAGCATCTGCTGATGATACACATTCACCTGAATCTGCCCAATG TGTACAGCGATGTCTGCTGTGATCTTTTGAAAAAGACCCCTAAGCAGGTGGAGGCTATTGATGACCAGCTAAGCGACGTGATGGACATTCACCTGGCGGCTCATTACGTTCGCGACTATCTCGATGGCAAGGAGCCCTACTCGCGGCATATCACAATGAAGTCGGTGAACAAATTCCGCGAACTCCAGACCACATTTTACTTTAATACGGAGAACATTTGTCCGCCACAGCTGGCTCAGTGCTTTCAGTGTGATG ATAAAGAACTGGTCAAGGAACGCACCTACCATTCCTGGCTGTATCGCAAGATACGCACACTGAAATGA
- the LOC108154627 gene encoding probable rRNA-processing protein EBP2 homolog has protein sequence MSDFEMEESGSEYDSDDNSDAELQAAFERGELKPGLNVEFNGTRGRVNDITKLLAKTEAIRLQLPWVERLDMVNSLAPLAPELAVQLEKHEQKRANVFKGNAKLPYVRPEEDPVLNDFKREMLFHRQAQSAVLEGVQRLQELGIKTRRPDDYFAEMAKTDEHMQKVRSNLMAKQQGQAKSERIKQIREQRKMGKMLAKQTKVQREAEKKDMLDKLKKFRKGKLKNLDFLEDAKALESKQKKTAENRKARNKKFGFGGKKKGLKRNTKSSSAGLDAEKSTRRQRGAKAGASVNKRMGKSRRIKAKGRK, from the exons ATGTCCGACTTTGAAATGGAAGAGAGTGGCTCGGAATACGACTCCGATGACAACTCCGATGCTGAG TTGCAAGCTGCTTTTGAGCGTGGCGAACTGAAACCCGGCCTCAATGTGGAATTCAATGGAACTCGCGGCAGAGTAAACGATATC ACAAAACTGCTAGCCAAAACAGAAGCCATTCGGCTGCAGCTGCCATGGGTGGAGCGGCTGGACATGGTGAACAGTCTGGCGCCTTTGGCCCCAGAGCTGGCCGTCCAACTGGAGAAGCACGAACAGAAGCGTGCCAATGTGTTCAAAGGCAACGCCAAGCTACCTTACGTTCGGCCCGAAGAGGATCCCGTACTGAACGATTTCAAACGCGAGATGTTATTCCATCGCCAGGCCCAGAGCGCCGTGCTAGAGGGAGTCCAGCGGTTGCAGGAGCTGGGCATCAAGACACGCCGTCCCGACGACTACTTCGCCGAAATGGCCAAGACTGACGAACACATGCAAAAGGTGCGATCAAATCTGATGGCCAAGCAGCAGGGTCAGGCCAAGTCGGAGCGCATCAAACAGATCAGGGAGCAACGCAAGATGGGCAAGATGCTGGCCAAGCAGACCAAGGTGCAGCGCGAGGCCGAGAAGAAGGATATGCTGGACAAGCTGAAAAAGTTCCGCAAGGGCAAGCTGAAGAACCTGGACTTCCTCGAGGACGCCAAGGCTCTGGAGTCCAAGCAGAAGAAGACCGCCGAAAACCGCAAGGCCCGCAACAAAAAGTTCGGCTTCGGTGGCAAGAAGAAGGGTCTCAAGCGCAACACAAAATCCTCGTCGGCTGGCTTGGACGCAGAGAAGTCCACACGCCGCCAACGCGGTGCGAAGGCTGGTGCATCGGTCAACAAGCGGATGGGCAAATCGCGACGCATCAAGGCCAAGGGCAGAAAGTGA
- the LOC108154628 gene encoding G patch domain-containing protein 4, with protein MDFAKKILNKYGWKEGEGLGKNNTGIAAPLKASLKFDNAGLGVDRAQEFNDHWWERCFNEAANNVDVQVQQNGQVSTNRKQGEEAVEISTKGFSARKLRKAKEQQAVAGAATYDNFLQTALLTQNGGEVDNTERIKVEDIAVTKVSVLTDEELFKACGGRTAHKGARHGLKLSGKLARIEQQEREMLEKLQSRQKSVLDEEPNKKKKKRDKSEQTQELQVEAEEQPEDVAAETVEEPVKYKKKTRKTEESIETEAEPPVKSKKKKKKHKHRQEDKE; from the coding sequence ATGGATTTCGCCAAGAAGATTCTCAACAAATATGGCTGGAAAGAAGGCGAGGGGCTTGGCAAAAACAACACCGGCATTGCGGCTCCATTGAAGGCCAGCCTGAAGTTCGACAACGCCGGCTTGGGAGTGGATCGAGCACAGGAATTCAACGACCATTGGTGGGAGCGGTGCTTCAATGAGGCAGCCAACAATGTGGATGTCCAGGTGCAGCAGAACGGCCAAGTCAGCACAAATCGCAAGCAGGGCGAGGAGGCTGTCGAGATCTCCACCAAGGGCTTCTCTGCCCGCAAGCTGAGGAAGgccaaggagcagcaggccGTTGCTGGCGCAGCCACCTACGACAACTTCCTGCAGACGGCGCTGCTCACCCAAAACGGTGGCGAGGTGGACAATACAGAACGCATCAAAGTGGAGGACATAGCCGTCACCAAGGTCAGTGTCCTCACAGATGAGGAGCTGTTCAAGGCCTGCGGCGGACGAACGGCGCACAAAGGGGCTCGTCATGGTCTGAAATTGAGTGGGAAACTGGCCCGAATAGAGCAGCAGGAGCGCGAGATGCTGGAAAAGCTGCAGAGCAGGCAAAAGTCGGTTTTAGATGAggaaccaaacaaaaaaaagaagaaaagagACAAATCAGAGCAGACCCAGGAGTTGCAGGTGGAGGCTGAAGAACAGCCCGAAGATGTGGCCGCAGAGACAGTGGAGGAGCCCGTAAAGTACAAAAAGAAGACGCGCAAGactgaggaatccattgaaaCTGAAGCTGAGCCGCCCGTCAAGAgtaaaaagaagaaaaagaagcaCAAGCACAGGCAGGAGGATAAGGAATAG
- the LOC108154629 gene encoding ATP synthase lipid-binding protein, mitochondrial → MFVSTVSRIAPVARSALLANSKQYLRPLSSAVISQSQTLAAQNTTPVALLPQIRSFQTSPVTRDIDSAAKFIGAGAATVGVAGSGAGIGTVFGSLIIGYARNPSLKQQLFSYAILGFALSEAMGLFCLMMAFLLLFAF, encoded by the exons ATGTTCGTGTCGACAGTCTCTCGCATTGCCCCCGTTGCCAGGAGCGCC CTCCTCGCCAACTCCAAGCAGTACTTGCGACCATTGAGCAGCGCCGTCAtcagccagagccagacctTGGCCGCTCAGAACACAACCCCAGTTGCATTACTGCCACAAATCAGGTCATTCCAGACCTCGCCCGTCACCCGTGACATTGATTCGGCTGCCAAATTCattggtgctggtgctgcaacaGTCGGTGTCGCTGGATCCG GTGCTGGTATCGGAACAGTATTCGGTTCCCTCATCATTGGTTATGCCAGGAACCCATCCTTGAAACAGCAGCTGTTCTCCTACGCCATTCTGGGCTTTGCCCTGTCTGAGGCCATGGGTCTGTTCTGTCTTATGATGGCTTTCCTGCTGCTCTTCGCCTTCTAA